One Lacunisphaera limnophila DNA window includes the following coding sequences:
- a CDS encoding ectonucleotide pyrophosphatase/phosphodiesterase — MRRVPLLLLLLASLGLISCTTPGTGPAAGPLILVSIDGFRWDYLEKYDAPVLRRLAAAGVHARRMTPSFPSKTFPNHYTIVTGLRPQRHGIVANSFYDPALNDTFGMPRKEEVWWSGGEPLWITAEKQDVRTAIYFWPGSESSLQGRRPTQFQPFQKNRLTTERVDGALAWLDRPAAERPRFLALYLEHLDIAGHAHGPDAPETAAAVKEADDAIARLLAGLEKLGLRDSANLVIVSDHGMSAASPDRVVFFEDLMDLSLVSVEAAGPYGGVRPKAGVDPAALVASIRAHAPPQVQVYRREDMPARLHYNHGDRVPPILLLMDDGWSIEQKPGWPALRARYSKGNHGWDPALPSMGALFIATGPAFRRGTQLADVDNVDVYDLLCAVLGITPAPNDGTTKLTRAALRP, encoded by the coding sequence ATGCGCCGCGTCCCCCTCCTTCTGCTGCTCCTCGCCAGCCTTGGGCTCATTTCCTGCACGACGCCCGGGACCGGTCCCGCCGCAGGTCCGCTGATCCTGGTCTCCATCGACGGTTTCCGGTGGGACTACCTGGAGAAATACGACGCGCCCGTGCTCCGTCGGCTGGCCGCCGCCGGCGTGCACGCGCGCCGGATGACGCCGAGCTTCCCCTCCAAGACCTTCCCCAACCACTACACGATCGTCACGGGGCTGCGGCCGCAGCGCCATGGCATCGTGGCCAATAGCTTCTACGATCCCGCGCTCAACGACACCTTCGGCATGCCGCGCAAGGAGGAGGTCTGGTGGTCGGGCGGCGAGCCCCTCTGGATCACCGCGGAAAAGCAGGACGTGCGCACCGCCATCTATTTCTGGCCCGGTTCGGAATCCTCCCTGCAGGGCCGGCGCCCGACGCAATTCCAGCCCTTTCAAAAGAACCGGCTGACCACCGAGCGCGTGGACGGGGCCCTCGCCTGGCTGGACCGGCCCGCCGCCGAGCGCCCGCGCTTCCTCGCCCTGTACCTTGAGCACCTCGACATCGCCGGCCACGCCCACGGGCCCGACGCGCCGGAGACCGCCGCCGCGGTGAAGGAAGCCGACGATGCCATCGCCCGGCTGCTCGCGGGTCTGGAAAAACTCGGCCTGCGCGATTCCGCCAACCTTGTCATCGTCTCCGACCACGGTATGTCCGCGGCCAGCCCGGACCGCGTGGTGTTCTTCGAGGATTTGATGGACCTGTCCCTCGTCTCGGTCGAGGCCGCCGGCCCGTACGGCGGGGTGCGGCCCAAAGCCGGCGTGGACCCCGCCGCCCTCGTCGCCTCGATCCGCGCCCACGCGCCGCCGCAGGTGCAGGTCTATCGGCGCGAGGACATGCCCGCGCGCCTGCACTACAACCACGGCGACCGCGTGCCGCCGATCCTGCTGCTGATGGACGATGGGTGGAGCATCGAGCAAAAGCCCGGGTGGCCGGCCTTGCGGGCCCGCTATTCCAAGGGCAACCACGGCTGGGACCCCGCCCTGCCCAGCATGGGCGCGCTGTTCATCGCGACGGGCCCGGCCTTCCGGCGGGGCACGCAACTCGCGGACGTGGACAACGTGGACGTGTACGACCTGCTTTGCGCGGTGCTCGGCATCACGCCGGCCCCGAACGACGGTACCACCAAACTCACCCGCGCCGCCCTGCGGCCCTGA
- a CDS encoding response regulator codes for MRIQIVEDDPIAATLLSASLKVLGHEPTLAMSGLEGWTQFQQAPTRVVISDWMMPGLDGLELCRRIRGTGGEYTYFILLSNLSASGENLDQAMSAGVDDFLAKPAKVAELKARLHVAERILNYATQVRQLEEIIPICGYCRKLRDDQNYWSQVEEYIGRQTGASFSHGVCPDCYDRVIVPQMRDLGVEPPPYPQVRRVNP; via the coding sequence ATGAGAATCCAAATTGTCGAGGACGACCCCATTGCCGCCACGTTGTTGTCGGCCTCGCTCAAGGTGCTGGGCCATGAGCCGACCCTCGCGATGAGCGGGCTCGAGGGCTGGACGCAGTTCCAGCAGGCGCCGACCCGCGTCGTGATCAGCGACTGGATGATGCCCGGACTCGATGGCCTCGAACTCTGCCGGCGCATCCGCGGGACGGGGGGCGAGTACACCTATTTCATCCTGCTCTCGAACCTGTCGGCCAGTGGGGAGAACCTGGATCAGGCCATGAGCGCGGGGGTCGACGATTTTCTCGCGAAGCCGGCCAAGGTGGCCGAGCTCAAGGCGCGACTGCACGTGGCCGAGCGCATCCTGAACTACGCCACGCAGGTGCGCCAGCTGGAGGAGATCATCCCCATCTGCGGGTACTGCCGGAAGCTGCGGGACGACCAGAATTACTGGAGTCAGGTCGAGGAGTACATCGGCCGGCAGACCGGCGCCAGTTTCAGCCATGGCGTGTGCCCGGATTGCTACGACCGGGTCATCGTGCCTCAGATGCGGGATCTCGGGGTGGAGCCGCCGCCCTATCCGCAGGTCCGCCGGGTAAACCCGTAA
- a CDS encoding PAS domain S-box protein, protein MPAPFPLSTAPTRWLRICGSLVLALAGLIIAGHVLDWPVARSFVPHGAEANMNAGVCLLLCGCGLLGWSWRVTAVARVVGWLLVGITSLIFLETLTGWPAGINQLFWPQQTSLFLWIPGRIAPHATLAFLLAGLTFALTGTRWATRRMWRTHAGFLIGMSLLPLLHYAVIVLLEGTMDVRNMAIPTALGLLVLGLGLYLQLGGKLADNGPRVLAGASLALMISLAIFMIVGATQLIEANRMVTRAQESRAAINNLVSRVARMESTARAFVLTGEEGFGARVRVHAAEMQVQLAALPGLVRGQSRQEERLAEVQRLAGFKIAEAESLAENYRQHGLTAAARFLQGLPVARTGRLVVVAEEMLAEEDLLHRRSLRLQQTMEMNVRVILVIGGILVAGVMAGSSVLTIRSMRARQRAEQELTDANRVQRAVLDGTVLAIIATGPDGLIHEFNAGATQMLGYRREEMVGRQTPALIHLSEEISARAAELSVQLNRRIEPGFEAFVARAREGSADEREWTYVRKDGSRFPVRLSVTALRDHDGKISGFLGVAQDLTEYKRAEVAVKRSEERLGQVLGHAECLVWEAQVTLQPTDWAWRMSVYPSGLYRRLTAGQVAEPRAGLWYNFKIPEQEEMNRRSRDAMEQGLNGYVQEFQLVQDNRVTWLRETVAVRRQEAGHFWLVGVVIDVTDRKQLEQTLGATEERFRNAFDFAGIGMALVGLDGRWLQVNRVLGDMLGYTEEQLSTRTFQEVTHPEDLQTDLTKVDDLLQGRHRHYQIEKRYIHQDGRIVHARLTVTLVRDLTGAPLHFIAQIEDITARQQAEQALVTSQRQLSEIFRSMTEGLVLQDGQGRIIECNAAAESILGLSRLQLLGLETADRRWQALKEDGSPYQGEDLPAMVTLRTGIPQRGVILGIRRPDGPIRWLSVNTEVIRDENGTLHAVVASFADVTESKRAVEALAESEERLRLAASVAGLGVWDWDLANHQVNWDRQMQVIYGRPDDGGVVDYQVWTGAMSPAEVARQEGILQNTIQQRGRSQREFVIRRYSDGASRVIQAAEMVVCNLEGRPVRMVGVNRDITEVRESEVRQAASEQRLKDVFRSMAEGLVLHDASGRIIECNDAAETILGLSRAQMMGLTSFDSRWQALNADGTPCHPDHHPATLTRMTGKSLRGVIMGVRKTDGAISWLSVNTEGILDEKGHLKAVVASFSDVTQKRQQEMALRESEERLQRVLGQADCLVWEAKVTIVGTEWKWRFTYQPSGLLQRIAGECMPEEHWGLWNNRNVPEMAEMDRRARDALLGGKRGYTQEFQLRNEGAVTWINETVSISPLSSGDFWLVGVAIDITRRKELEQSLSAARDQALAASKLKSEFLANVSHEIRTPMNGVLGMADLLMDTTLAEEQQQMGRVIQSSARNLLTIIDDLLDFAKIEAGKLSLTEGEFNLTEQVDQTLALMAPRAVAGVLALESDLPAGLPARLHGDAGRLQQVLVNLVGNAMKFTERGTVTVVVRPSPPTGPGRYAFRLEVRDTGIGITAAQRARLFQPFTQADGSTTRRYGGTGLGLAISRQLVELMGGRIGVESEPGRGSVFWVELELAMPPPGPALPAPAAPVADLPATLRILVAEDNEANQLVMRLLLGKMGVAHTIVGDGQAAIGQLAREHYALVLMDCQMPRLDGYEATRQIRAGAAGSARERVPIIALTAHAQARDRQKCLDAGMDDYLSKPLRLEALQVVLQRYGVAVTLATPENAPPVAAPAILDAGQLAELRALPGTRPGETLLELLADKFLQEMPPSLGRLRSELEARHAAEVASLAHRLAGSAASLGAGPLRALLLGLEQAAHAGDWAAADGHGSGLDRQWQLVQDALRALRPPSVP, encoded by the coding sequence TTGCCAGCTCCCTTTCCCCTGTCCACGGCACCGACCCGCTGGCTGCGCATTTGCGGCAGCCTCGTGCTGGCTTTGGCCGGGTTGATCATCGCCGGCCATGTGCTGGACTGGCCCGTCGCGCGCAGCTTTGTGCCGCACGGGGCGGAGGCGAACATGAACGCCGGTGTCTGCCTGCTTCTCTGCGGTTGCGGCCTGCTGGGCTGGTCGTGGCGGGTCACCGCGGTGGCGCGGGTGGTCGGGTGGCTTTTGGTCGGGATCACCAGCCTGATTTTTCTGGAAACCCTGACCGGCTGGCCGGCCGGCATCAACCAGCTGTTCTGGCCGCAACAGACTAGTCTTTTCCTCTGGATCCCCGGCCGCATCGCGCCGCATGCGACGCTCGCCTTCCTGCTGGCCGGGCTGACGTTCGCGCTCACGGGTACGCGCTGGGCCACCCGCCGGATGTGGCGGACCCATGCCGGCTTCCTGATCGGCATGAGCCTACTGCCGCTGCTGCATTATGCCGTCATCGTCCTGTTGGAGGGGACCATGGATGTGCGCAACATGGCGATCCCGACCGCGCTCGGTCTGCTCGTGCTCGGCCTGGGCCTATACCTGCAACTGGGGGGAAAGCTGGCGGACAATGGCCCGCGGGTCCTCGCGGGGGCCTCGCTCGCCCTGATGATCTCCCTAGCGATTTTCATGATCGTGGGCGCCACGCAGCTGATCGAGGCCAACCGGATGGTCACCCGGGCCCAGGAGTCACGCGCGGCGATCAACAACCTGGTCTCACGGGTCGCCCGCATGGAATCCACCGCGCGCGCCTTCGTGCTCACGGGCGAGGAAGGCTTTGGGGCCCGCGTCCGGGTGCACGCCGCGGAGATGCAGGTGCAACTGGCGGCCCTGCCCGGTCTCGTGCGCGGCCAGTCTCGGCAGGAGGAACGGCTGGCCGAGGTGCAGCGGCTGGCGGGTTTCAAGATTGCGGAAGCCGAGTCCCTCGCGGAAAATTACCGGCAACACGGCCTGACCGCGGCCGCGCGCTTTCTCCAGGGCCTGCCCGTGGCGCGCACGGGCCGGCTCGTCGTCGTGGCGGAGGAGATGCTGGCGGAGGAGGACCTGCTCCACCGCCGCAGCCTGCGCCTGCAGCAGACCATGGAGATGAATGTCCGCGTGATCCTGGTCATCGGCGGCATCCTCGTGGCGGGGGTCATGGCTGGCAGCTCGGTGCTCACCATCCGTTCGATGCGCGCGCGGCAGCGGGCGGAGCAGGAGCTGACCGATGCGAACCGCGTGCAACGCGCCGTGCTGGATGGCACGGTGCTGGCGATCATCGCGACCGGGCCGGACGGCCTCATCCATGAATTCAACGCGGGAGCGACGCAGATGCTCGGTTACCGGCGCGAGGAGATGGTTGGCCGGCAGACACCTGCATTGATCCATCTCAGCGAGGAAATTTCCGCCCGGGCCGCCGAGCTTTCGGTCCAGCTCAACCGGCGGATCGAACCGGGTTTCGAGGCCTTTGTGGCCCGGGCCCGGGAAGGCTCGGCCGACGAAAGGGAGTGGACCTATGTGCGCAAGGATGGCTCGCGCTTTCCGGTGCGGCTGAGTGTGACCGCGTTACGGGACCACGACGGCAAGATATCCGGTTTCCTGGGGGTGGCCCAGGATCTGACCGAATACAAGCGGGCTGAGGTGGCCGTGAAGCGGAGTGAAGAGCGGCTGGGGCAGGTGCTCGGGCACGCCGAGTGCCTCGTTTGGGAGGCCCAGGTGACCCTCCAGCCCACCGATTGGGCCTGGCGGATGTCCGTGTATCCTTCCGGCCTCTATCGACGGCTGACCGCGGGGCAGGTCGCCGAGCCGCGCGCGGGCCTGTGGTATAATTTCAAAATCCCGGAACAGGAGGAGATGAACCGCCGGAGCCGCGACGCGATGGAGCAGGGCCTGAACGGCTACGTCCAGGAATTCCAGCTGGTGCAGGACAACCGCGTCACCTGGCTGCGCGAGACGGTGGCGGTCCGGCGGCAGGAGGCGGGACATTTCTGGCTGGTGGGTGTGGTCATTGATGTGACGGATCGCAAGCAGCTCGAGCAAACGCTGGGTGCCACCGAGGAACGCTTCCGCAACGCCTTCGATTTTGCCGGCATCGGCATGGCGTTGGTGGGGCTCGACGGCCGCTGGCTGCAAGTCAACCGGGTGCTGGGTGACATGCTGGGCTACACCGAGGAGCAGCTGAGCACGCGGACCTTTCAGGAAGTGACGCATCCGGAGGACCTGCAAACGGACCTCACAAAGGTGGATGATCTGCTGCAGGGGCGCCACCGGCACTATCAGATAGAGAAACGCTACATCCACCAGGACGGCCGCATCGTGCATGCCCGCCTCACGGTGACGCTGGTGCGCGACCTGACCGGCGCGCCGCTGCATTTCATCGCGCAGATTGAGGACATCACGGCCCGGCAGCAGGCGGAGCAGGCGCTGGTGACCAGCCAGCGGCAGCTGAGTGAAATTTTCCGCTCCATGACGGAGGGCCTGGTGCTGCAGGACGGGCAAGGTCGGATCATCGAGTGCAATGCCGCCGCCGAGAGCATCCTGGGCCTGTCCCGCTTGCAGTTGCTGGGTTTGGAAACCGCGGATCGCCGGTGGCAGGCGTTGAAGGAGGACGGCAGCCCCTACCAAGGCGAGGATTTGCCCGCGATGGTGACGCTGCGGACGGGGATACCCCAGCGGGGCGTGATTCTGGGGATCAGGAGGCCCGACGGCCCGATCCGTTGGCTCTCCGTCAATACGGAGGTGATCCGGGATGAAAACGGCACGCTCCACGCGGTGGTGGCCAGCTTTGCCGATGTCACCGAAAGCAAACGGGCGGTGGAGGCGCTCGCCGAGAGCGAAGAGCGGCTGCGTCTGGCGGCCTCCGTCGCCGGACTGGGGGTGTGGGACTGGGACTTGGCCAACCATCAAGTCAACTGGGATCGGCAGATGCAGGTGATTTATGGACGGCCGGACGACGGCGGCGTCGTGGATTACCAGGTTTGGACGGGGGCTATGTCGCCCGCCGAGGTTGCCCGGCAGGAAGGGATTTTGCAGAACACCATCCAGCAACGGGGTCGCTCCCAGCGGGAGTTCGTCATCCGGCGGTATTCCGACGGGGCCAGTCGTGTCATTCAGGCGGCCGAAATGGTGGTTTGCAACCTGGAGGGCCGGCCGGTGCGCATGGTCGGGGTGAACCGGGATATCACCGAGGTGCGCGAGAGCGAAGTGCGGCAGGCGGCCAGCGAGCAACGATTGAAGGATGTATTCCGCTCCATGGCCGAGGGCCTGGTGTTGCACGATGCCAGTGGCCGGATCATCGAATGCAACGACGCCGCCGAAACGATCCTCGGCCTGTCCCGGGCCCAGATGATGGGCCTGACGTCCTTTGACTCGCGCTGGCAGGCCTTGAACGCGGACGGCACCCCCTGCCATCCGGACCATCATCCGGCGACTCTCACCCGCATGACCGGGAAATCCTTGCGCGGCGTGATCATGGGGGTCCGCAAGACCGACGGCGCCATCAGCTGGCTGTCGGTGAACACGGAGGGGATCCTGGATGAGAAGGGTCACCTGAAGGCCGTGGTGGCCAGCTTTTCGGACGTGACTCAGAAACGGCAGCAGGAAATGGCCCTGCGCGAAAGCGAGGAGCGGCTGCAACGCGTCCTGGGGCAGGCGGACTGCCTGGTTTGGGAAGCCAAGGTCACCATCGTGGGGACCGAGTGGAAGTGGCGCTTCACCTATCAGCCTTCGGGCCTGCTCCAACGGATCGCCGGGGAATGTATGCCCGAAGAGCACTGGGGGCTTTGGAACAACCGCAATGTGCCCGAAATGGCCGAGATGGACCGCCGGGCGCGGGATGCGCTGCTCGGCGGCAAGCGGGGATACACGCAGGAGTTTCAGCTCCGGAACGAGGGGGCCGTCACGTGGATCAATGAAACGGTCTCCATTTCGCCTCTCAGTTCCGGAGATTTCTGGCTGGTGGGGGTGGCCATCGATATCACCCGCCGGAAGGAGCTGGAACAAAGTCTGTCGGCCGCCCGTGACCAGGCGCTGGCGGCGTCGAAGCTGAAGTCGGAATTTCTCGCCAACGTGAGCCATGAGATCCGCACCCCGATGAACGGGGTGTTGGGCATGGCCGACCTGCTCATGGACACGACCCTGGCGGAGGAACAGCAGCAGATGGGCCGCGTGATCCAGTCGAGCGCCCGGAACTTGCTCACGATCATCGACGACCTGCTGGATTTCGCGAAAATCGAGGCGGGCAAACTGAGCCTGACGGAAGGGGAGTTTAACCTGACGGAGCAGGTGGATCAGACGCTGGCGCTCATGGCCCCGCGGGCCGTGGCCGGTGTGCTGGCCTTGGAGAGCGACCTGCCGGCCGGGCTGCCGGCGCGATTGCACGGTGATGCCGGGCGGTTGCAGCAGGTGCTGGTCAACCTGGTGGGCAATGCGATGAAGTTCACCGAGCGGGGCACCGTCACGGTGGTCGTGCGGCCGAGTCCGCCCACGGGCCCGGGGCGCTACGCATTCCGCCTCGAGGTGCGTGACACCGGCATCGGCATCACGGCGGCGCAGCGGGCGCGGCTGTTCCAGCCCTTCACCCAGGCCGACGGCTCGACCACGCGGCGCTACGGCGGCACGGGGCTGGGCTTGGCCATCTCGCGGCAGCTGGTCGAGTTGATGGGGGGCCGCATCGGTGTCGAGAGCGAGCCGGGCCGGGGTTCGGTGTTCTGGGTCGAGTTGGAACTGGCCATGCCGCCGCCGGGCCCGGCCCTGCCGGCCCCCGCCGCGCCGGTGGCCGACCTACCGGCGACCCTGCGCATTCTGGTGGCCGAGGACAACGAGGCCAACCAGCTGGTGATGCGCCTGCTGCTGGGCAAGATGGGGGTGGCCCATACCATTGTGGGTGACGGGCAGGCGGCCATCGGCCAACTGGCCCGGGAGCATTATGCACTGGTGTTGATGGACTGCCAGATGCCCCGGCTGGACGGTTATGAGGCGACGCGCCAGATCCGGGCCGGGGCCGCCGGGTCGGCCCGCGAGCGCGTGCCGATCATCGCGCTCACGGCGCATGCGCAGGCCCGGGACCGGCAGAAGTGCCTGGATGCCGGCATGGATGATTATCTGTCCAAACCCCTGCGGCTCGAGGCACTGCAGGTGGTGCTCCAGCGCTACGGCGTGGCGGTCACGCTGGCCACCCCGGAGAATGCGCCACCGGTGGCGGCACCGGCGATCCTGGATGCGGGCCAGCTGGCGGAGCTGCGGGCGCTGCCCGGGACCCGGCCGGGCGAGACCTTGCTGGAGCTGCTGGCGGACAAGTTTCTCCAGGAGATGCCGCCCAGCCTGGGGCGGTTGCGGAGCGAGCTCGAGGCCCGCCACGCCGCTGAGGTGGCCTCGCTGGCCCACCGACTCGCCGGCAGCGCGGCCAGCCTGGGTGCCGGGCCGCTGCGGGCGCTGCTGCTCGGGCTTGAGCAGGCGGCGCACGCAGGCGACTGGGCGGCCGCCGACGGGCATGGCTCGGGACTTGACCGGCAATGGCAGTTGGTACAGGACGCTTTGCGCGCCCTGCGCCCGCCTTCCGTCCCATGA
- a CDS encoding thioredoxin domain-containing protein, which yields MPNLLAAEKSPYLRQHADNPVDWRPWGEAALAQARNEGKPVFLSIGYSTCHWCHVMAHESFEDPAVAAVLNRDFVPVKLDREERPDLDRVYMTYVQQTTGSGGWPMSVWLTPEGKPFFGGTYFPKEDRHGRPGFLTLLTTIAVHWGTSREKIETGAEEVVQALRRYAVDGAGREEKPAGEPVPLHEAAGEAFEKCFQYFYEAHDARWGGFGGAPKFPRASILDFLFRSAALQGAATDLGQTAIGMAATTLQRMIEGGLHDHLGGGFHRYSVDAEWHVPHFEKMLYDQALIALNCLEAQQATGLPVFGWAARDIFDYVARDLTSPQGGFYSAEDADSAPLETARSDKDQGSSDKKAAHAEGAFYVWTKAEIETVLGTDAEFFCGHYDVKPDGNVASDPHGEFGGKNVLRQLRPLARTAELFKLPVAAAEEKLLGCLEKLRLERAKRPRPHRDDKILTAWNGLMISALARGQQILGGAPAPGPESRGGVAAAPGYLGAATRAAEFIARELYDPATGLLYRSWREGRSDIPGFAEDYAYLIQGLLDLYEAGFQIRWLQWAEVLQAKMNEHFWDDARGGYFNSRADDPTVIVRLKEDYDGAEPAPNSVAAMNLLRLDWMLGEAAGVADPGAGDSYRDRALKAIGALRSQWSRLPQALPQMLGAIELALADPRTVVLAGDPHSPEFQAMTAVLHEALGPRRAILALDGAAGQAWLAARRPYLAGMNRQAGRVTAYVCERFACQAPVGDPVALRAALLPG from the coding sequence ATGCCCAATCTCCTGGCCGCCGAAAAATCCCCCTACCTCCGTCAACACGCCGACAATCCCGTGGACTGGCGGCCCTGGGGTGAGGCCGCGCTGGCGCAGGCCCGGAACGAGGGGAAACCGGTTTTCCTCAGCATCGGCTATTCAACCTGCCACTGGTGCCATGTCATGGCGCACGAGTCATTTGAGGATCCGGCCGTGGCCGCGGTCCTCAACCGCGACTTTGTGCCGGTGAAGCTGGACCGCGAGGAGCGGCCCGATCTCGACCGCGTGTACATGACCTATGTCCAGCAGACGACCGGTTCCGGCGGCTGGCCGATGAGCGTGTGGCTGACGCCGGAGGGCAAACCGTTTTTTGGCGGCACCTATTTTCCGAAGGAGGACCGGCACGGCCGGCCGGGTTTCCTCACCCTGCTCACCACCATCGCCGTCCACTGGGGCACGTCGCGGGAGAAGATCGAGACCGGCGCGGAGGAAGTCGTGCAGGCCCTGCGGCGCTATGCGGTCGACGGGGCGGGCCGCGAAGAGAAACCCGCGGGCGAGCCGGTGCCCCTGCACGAGGCGGCGGGCGAGGCCTTCGAAAAATGCTTCCAGTATTTCTACGAGGCGCACGATGCGCGCTGGGGCGGCTTCGGCGGCGCGCCGAAGTTCCCGCGGGCCTCGATCCTGGATTTTCTCTTCCGGTCGGCGGCGCTGCAGGGCGCGGCCACCGACCTCGGGCAGACCGCGATTGGCATGGCGGCCACGACCCTGCAGCGGATGATCGAGGGCGGGCTGCATGATCACCTGGGCGGCGGCTTTCACCGGTACTCGGTCGATGCGGAGTGGCACGTGCCGCACTTCGAGAAGATGCTCTACGATCAGGCGCTCATCGCACTGAACTGCCTCGAGGCGCAGCAGGCGACGGGGCTGCCGGTGTTCGGCTGGGCGGCGCGGGACATCTTTGACTACGTGGCGCGCGACCTCACCAGCCCGCAGGGTGGATTCTATTCGGCGGAGGACGCGGACAGCGCGCCACTCGAGACGGCGCGAAGTGACAAGGATCAAGGATCAAGTGACAAGAAAGCAGCCCACGCGGAGGGTGCGTTCTATGTTTGGACCAAGGCCGAGATTGAAACCGTGTTGGGCACGGACGCGGAATTTTTCTGTGGGCACTACGATGTGAAACCGGACGGCAATGTCGCATCCGATCCGCATGGCGAATTTGGCGGCAAGAACGTGCTGCGGCAGCTGCGTCCGCTGGCGCGCACGGCGGAGTTGTTCAAGCTGCCCGTGGCTGCGGCGGAGGAGAAGCTGCTGGGTTGCCTGGAGAAACTGCGCCTGGAGCGGGCCAAGCGCCCGCGTCCGCACCGCGATGACAAGATCCTCACGGCGTGGAACGGGCTGATGATCTCGGCGCTGGCGCGGGGCCAACAAATCCTTGGGGGTGCCCCGGCCCCGGGGCCCGAATCCCGCGGCGGGGTCGCCGCGGCTCCCGGCTATCTGGGCGCGGCCACGCGGGCGGCGGAATTCATCGCGCGCGAGCTTTACGACCCGGCGACGGGCCTGCTTTACCGCAGCTGGCGCGAGGGGCGGAGCGACATTCCGGGCTTTGCCGAGGATTACGCGTATCTGATTCAAGGCCTGCTCGATCTCTATGAGGCGGGGTTTCAGATCCGCTGGCTACAGTGGGCCGAGGTGTTGCAGGCCAAGATGAACGAGCACTTCTGGGACGACGCCCGGGGCGGGTATTTTAATTCCCGGGCCGATGACCCGACGGTGATCGTGCGGCTGAAGGAGGATTACGACGGGGCGGAGCCGGCGCCCAACTCGGTGGCGGCAATGAATCTGCTCCGATTGGATTGGATGCTCGGCGAGGCAGCCGGGGTTGCTGACCCCGGGGCCGGCGACAGTTATCGGGACCGGGCGCTGAAAGCCATCGGGGCGCTGCGGTCGCAGTGGTCCCGTCTGCCCCAGGCGTTGCCGCAGATGCTCGGCGCGATTGAGCTGGCGCTGGCGGATCCGCGCACCGTGGTCCTGGCGGGCGATCCGCACTCACCGGAATTCCAGGCCATGACCGCCGTGCTGCATGAGGCCCTCGGCCCGCGCCGGGCCATTCTGGCGCTCGACGGGGCCGCCGGCCAGGCCTGGCTGGCCGCCCGCCGGCCCTACCTGGCGGGGATGAACCGGCAAGCCGGCCGTGTCACCGCCTATGTCTGTGAGCGTTTCGCCTGTCAGGCACCCGTGGGGGATCCGGTGGCGCTGCGGGCCGCGCTGCTCCCCGGCTGA
- a CDS encoding NAD-dependent epimerase/dehydratase family protein, whose amino-acid sequence MSSKRIIVTGGSGKAGHWIIRHFLEQGYDVTNVDTRRPAQPLCRTLVADLTQLGQVVSAFSPHSTGNRAPFAGVVHMAAIPRAHENPNDEIFRVNSLTTYNVLEACGLLGIKKAVVASSESSYGICFADKFFAPQYLPVDEAHPQLPEDTYGLTKVVNEATAAMFHRRDGTQIISFRIGNVVCPEDYAGLRARFAHPEDRLRILWSYIDSRDLAAGCRLAIEKDGLGCEPVIIAADDTSSNLPTAELIARFLPGQQAFKSPLPGRTALISNARLKQLLGWKQEHFFPL is encoded by the coding sequence ATGTCCTCCAAGCGCATCATCGTCACCGGCGGCAGCGGCAAGGCCGGCCACTGGATCATCCGCCACTTCCTCGAGCAGGGCTACGACGTCACCAACGTGGACACCCGCCGCCCGGCGCAGCCGCTCTGCCGCACCCTCGTCGCCGACCTCACGCAGCTCGGACAGGTCGTGTCGGCCTTCTCGCCCCACAGCACGGGCAACCGCGCCCCCTTCGCCGGCGTCGTCCACATGGCCGCCATCCCGCGCGCCCACGAAAATCCGAACGACGAGATCTTCCGCGTCAACAGCCTCACCACCTACAACGTCCTCGAGGCCTGCGGCCTGCTCGGCATCAAGAAGGCCGTCGTTGCCTCCAGCGAGTCGTCCTACGGGATCTGCTTCGCCGATAAATTTTTCGCCCCGCAGTACCTGCCGGTCGATGAGGCGCACCCGCAGCTGCCTGAGGACACGTACGGCCTCACCAAGGTCGTGAACGAGGCCACCGCCGCCATGTTCCACCGTCGCGACGGCACGCAGATCATCTCGTTCCGCATCGGCAACGTCGTGTGCCCCGAGGACTATGCGGGCCTCCGGGCGCGTTTCGCCCACCCGGAGGACCGCCTCCGCATCCTCTGGTCCTACATCGACTCGCGCGATCTCGCGGCCGGCTGCCGTCTCGCCATCGAAAAGGACGGCCTCGGCTGCGAGCCGGTCATCATCGCGGCCGATGACACCTCCTCGAACCTGCCCACCGCCGAACTCATCGCCCGCTTCCTGCCTGGCCAGCAGGCTTTCAAGTCCCCCCTCCCCGGCCGCACCGCCCTGATCTCCAACGCCCGGCTCAAGCAGCTCCTCGGCTGGAAACAGGAGCATTTCTTCCCGCTTTAA